From Impatiens glandulifera chromosome 7, dImpGla2.1, whole genome shotgun sequence:
gacatcatcatcatccaatatttcttcttcttcttgttcatgAAGAAAAGGCATGAACTTGTCATCACCAGTTTTCGTATCGTCTTGGAAGTGAATACCCACTAAGAGACTGTAATCCATTATCCTCGACATTTCCAAGAATTCACAATCCCGATCAATTTGCCTGTTTCAATAACAACAACCCgtcaatccaatccaatccaatccaatccaataaAATCATTATTCAATGCTGCGAATTCTTACTCAATAAGTTCATTGAACCAATCCTTGGCAAggtgaaaaacaaaattgagaTCGAGATCCTTTAGGGTGGTGGTttcatcaatctcttcttcaGGCTTATTCGCTGTCCGGCCAAAGGATGATCCTTTAAGGTCGAACCTTCTGTGTATTGGATAACCCGAGCATAAAAAGTTCCCCATAACCACAAATCGTGTCTAAAACACacaaaaaagaacataaattataacacaaaatttgaatcataaataaataaatgtattgaGAATGAGATATACCTTAAAGCCGCCAACAGGTTTGACACAATGGACGCCAAAGAACTTGGTCACCAGTGAATTTTTGTGGCAACAGACATGATGATAATAATTTGGTAACATCTTAATGAGCACCTGGATTTGAattgaatataaatatgtatCAGATCTTTTGGATgatgaagatatatatatatataataatgtatagtgaagaagataacCTTAAGTTCGGATTTCTTGATTGTTTTAATCATGAACCTATCATCTTGTGTAAGGTAAAAGAAACTTCCACTCTTTCCTGGAGATGAAAGTTCTCTTAAAGCCCCGTTTCCACAAATTGCTTGCATGTAATCATTAGCAAGATCGACTTTAAATAGTTCCCTAAGATGTCTGAATACAATTGGGCAATAATCTTTCCATCGAAATTCACTAGATTGATGAATTGGTGTTGTCTTTGATCCTTCTGGAGGAAACCTAGTCCAAAACTTCTCGTTTGGATTAAAATCACTCTGTTTCAGTTCTCGATCAATTAAGGCATGCTTACCAACTGAATACCTAAATGCAGTATAATAGATAAGAAAATAAGAACCCTAGTAAACAAAAATACCTAGATTGATTGATTCAATACCTGATACCAAGTTGAAGATTGAGCATCAAAGAGTAATTCTTATGCCCTTCTGAAATCATCTGTCCAGGCTTCTTCACCTCCCCATCGAAACAGCATGAACTAGGGCGAAAATGGCGAAATCCACCTTGTCTATGGAACATCGAAGCCTCAACATTGTCAAGTATATCACAGGTTATATCGCCTGCTTCCCCATCCGATTCCCATATGCAGATTCTCGGTAAATTCCTACCTGTACAGCTGCTTCCTCTCGATACTTCAACAGATGATCTCTTCGTCGGAGTATTATTTCCAGGATGGAAAGCCCGATTCAGAATCTCCATCTGCATCTTCTTTATCGGTTCTTTACATTTCCATTCTCCATCCTTACTCCATAAACCACTAAAACAACTTCCATCAAGCAAAGTAAACACACCATTCCCCTTCGGAAATCCATTCTCCCAACTTCCATCATACATATTTCCATTCGCCCAAATCAATCTCCCTCTTCCATTAATAACTCCATTACGCCAATCACCAACATACTCATTCCCACTCTTCCAAACATATCTTCCATATCCATCTTGAACATTTCTCCGCCACGAACCGTCATAGAAATCTCCATTACCATATCGTTTAACTCCATATCCTTGTTTCCTATCACAAGACCAATAACCGCTATACGAATCGCCATTAGATCCAATAAACGTTCCAAATCCATCCATTCTACCTGCCTTAAACTCACCTTCGAAAGTAGCACTAGAAGGCCAATAGAACTTACCTTTACCGTTCGCTTTTCCTCTCTTCCATTCTCCTTCATATCTACATCCGTCTTTCCATAGATACTTCCCTAATCCTTGCGGAAGATAACCAGAGAATCTCCCGATGTATAGATCTCCGTTAGGCAGAAACTTCTCTGATGTATCATCATCAGTTACGCCGTTTGTTGGAGTAACTCTCCGTGTAGCAATCTGCGTACGAGAACGtaccttctcttcttcttcgaaacctttcatcttcttcttcttcaacataCTATTCTCTTCATCAAATAGGCAACCGTTTCACAGATTTTGAAGCAATTTGTTCTCCGATGGTTCATAGAATGCGGCTTTCTTCTGTGTGTATAGATTCTTGTGCTTTTAATGAATGAAACGGCTATAGCCTACATTGAGGTATGGAGTATGGCGGCTTATAGTGTATGAAAAAGGTCGATGGATCATTTGAAAAGATGAAGGAAGAGGAAGAGCTACCGAATAGATAGGGTGGGAAAATactgtagagagagaaaatctgTAAATTCTGTCTGTGACTATGTGTGAGAGAATGTACGTTGATTGTGTGAAAGAGAAACTAAATatcaaaaaaaagttaaaggaGGGAGGGAGATACTATAATATCTACAACTATCCCTTAACTTTTATGTATAGTATAATTTCATCCTTCAATTTGAATAATAGAATTTAAATAGTATATAAAACCCTAAAATAGCCTAATGTTATGATttcgattctcactaaaaatatatgaaaatagtAATGAAAAAAGGGGTGGAGGGGATCCGTATATATTGTTTAAAAGGTGTCGAATAAACGAATAAACTGGAATACATATAGGACACACCGATGCTTAAACTTTTTCTCAAGATATCTTTAAAACTCTTAGGGTCCGAAGTATATAGACTGCACTGAAAGCGGTTAGGAAGGCTCGGTAGACCAACAAACCAGAccaattatctattttttatgcTAGGttccttaattaaaataaattaattagacttactaataaattatcaaatatagGTTATTACGAGAGTTTTGAcattaataaatcattattataagtttttgatttttattgtcGTTAATATCGTTTTCGtcattatttttggaatttttgttCTTGACAACTCTTAACTTGTGATTATGTAAGTTAAACTTGAGTTTGAATGAAAAGTTTATTTAACTAAGCAACTAACAATGGAAATATGAGAAAGTTGAAAAggtaatttctttttttaattccaCTAACACTAATGGTGAAAAGAGATTTGagatattaaattaaacatatatgtatatatatactaatgTAGAATTGCCAATGAATTACTATATTCACTTTGCATAGAGAAAAAGTTAGTGAATTAAGGaaatatatgataaatgtgaaatttgaGGAGATGACCTTACAAAGGACTAAAATAGCCGGTGACCagcgcataattttaaatgcgtCGATgactatttcatattttttttacgaaatTGTCCCCattgcgagacgcaaccggatgccctgtgaaaagtccacaatcgcAAGAGACAACCGGCATTTGCGAgacgtaattttttttttgaaaaaaattcgcgtctcgcgattgcgtcTCACAACGGGGgcaatttcataaaaataaaataaaataaataacacatttaaaattatgtggTCACCAGCTTATTTACCCCTATTATGACGATCatctcgtcaaatttccctaaatgtttgtaacacatttttttaacgATTAACTATTTTCATACTGATTTGTAACACACCCTAAGTCCCTAACATGGAAAGTTATCAAAGACTCGATAAAAAGATAGAAGAAAACGCCAATTTCTggagaaaaacaaacaaactataTGATCCGACAATTTGACGTTTGTTATGTTATTTAGAGTTTAAACAATTCCATTCACACTAAAATTGATTTAAGAAGGAAGTAAATACACATGAAGAAATGATTATACAGATAAATAATGGTAagtacatttattattataagaattttttaattatattttttatgttaggaAGCTACACTTTTTTCACTTAAGTAGTCTAGTACTAGAGTTATTATtacaaaacattaaatataatcATAACAATGAACAATGatgaaaatgtaaattaaatgtttattgGGAAATGAAGATTAATTTTGTGTAATTAATTATGAGTAAACCCAAGAATCCACTCATTTTAGGATCCTACTTGcttaaaatttaatcatttttaaatattagatttgAAGCTGTTATTGATTTAcctatattttttcttaaaaagtattaatggtatatttgaaaaatatgtattaatcaACCCGTTAAACTCagaaaaattcaattcaatttatttggGACGGTTTTAAATTGCCATATCTTCtatattgattaaaaatatatatataaagagaaaaaacacTAATTAGTGATGAAATAAATATGGGATTCATTTTTATACGTCTTTTCCCTTAATAAACAAAGATAATGGCAAGATAAAGGATATTTTTTTATGGGGAAAATGCAAAATACTAATTATAGACAAACCAAacataaagaagaaaaataatgaacCACTCAAACAGTCAAGATTGATTGGTGCCTTTCTTCAATCTTTATTCACTACCAACATCCTAAAATAACAACAAAGTAGAATAAAAGCACAAGATTTtgattgtaataataataataatttctcgataaaaaaaataggaataaTACAACCACTACCGATTAATATAACGATTCAAACCAAACATCTATAACTGCGAGCGAGCTGGTTTTTACTTCTAACCTTTTGTTTTCTTGGTGAGAAGTTGGAACTAGCCCCGGCATTGTGTTCTtcatcatcgtcgtcatcatcatcctTGATCGAAAACTGCCATAATATTTTCCCAAAGGAATTTGGGATGAGTTATTCAATTGTATAATTCAGtttgatgtattattattattattatggtcTGCAGAGATTTGGCCAAAGATATCAGGACATGAATCCCAAGCCCTCTTTTGCCTAGCCTCCCAATAGCCACCAACGTATCGATAAGTATCGCAACCTTTCTCCTTACTGAACCACCCTGGCTTCCATCCACTTTCCTGCATCTTCCGAGCCTATTCATATAGCATTCTCAATCGTTAAATTAGGTGAGTTTCTACAATTCAATAGGAAAACTGGAAAGACTTGGATAAATCTTCTTTCATAACCGGTTTGCCAATTCTAAATAATGTAGAAGGATATTTTGGTTGggttaatctcaaataacccagatcaaacaaggcaCTAATTAATCAACCATGTTCGAAACTCTATTTCACAAAggaaatatgataaaatattaccTGTCGCTGCCTCTGCTCCAGTCTCAACTTCTCTGAGTAAGCCATATCATATTCCCCATTTTCCAAGCACCTCTGATCTGGTCTCAGCCTCGAATCAGTTGGTGGCAGCTTCTCCTGTGTAATTTAAACGCTGATATAAAGACCATTCACTAACTAACAGTTTTTTGAGCTCGAGCAGATCACAGACACAACTAAACAAGTTGGTTGTTTTTTAAGTATTGAATCACCTTGAGGCCTGGAGTTAGTTCATTTAAGGTCATGGCAAAGCGAGTGAAATTATATCTCGTAGGGAATTTGGGAGGCTGGCTCCGTTTCCATAGCAGACGGGCTTCTGACAAAGATTCTAGGCCTTTCCCTTTGACAGAGCAATCCCCAATTATGTAATACATGCTCTCATCCCACTTTCCAAATAGATTTGCCACTGTTTTTCCATTTTTATCCTGAACAACTCCATGCACCTGAAAAATTAACAGTATGTTTGTTCATACATATCTACAAGAAAAGTCCAAGACATTTTCTAGTTCTAAACCCATTATATGGAAGGCAAAAAACAATAGGGTCTGTATTCcacctttttaaaattttcaagtaaTTTATAATCATTAACTTCAAGTCCATTTGATTTACTCTACAATATTTAGTATCCATCCATCTTAAAATCAATTGATGACGAGGAATTCAATATCATGCTGAACCAGTTGGAACTTCCTTAACTTACAGAACCAAATTATGTAAACCAGAACCACACTTAGCATACATATAAGGATGACATAGGAAGCATAAGCACCTGGTGAGGATTTCTGTCTATGATTGACTGTTCCTTGAATTTAAGCTTGCAAGAATAGTTTCCATTTCCCTGTATACGCATTGTGCCATAGTGATCACAGTACAACTTGCCCAATATAAGGTTGTAGATCGATGTGGTCACCTGGAAACAGAATCCTGTATTAAACTGGATATAACAAAACCCAATAATACGGGGAATTAGACAAAACTTGCTTCTCTTTTACCTTACTCCATCGAAAATTTTCTCCATCATCAAATTCCAAGGTCAAAATACCAACAGGGTCAAGTTGAATTGAGCGACCCCAAAATTTGCTTTTCAAGTCACTATCACCCCAAAACTTCCATCCAGTACCCTCACAATGGCATGCAACAACCATTGGATGATGACTGACCTGACATGATAAACCAACAGATAGGCATCTTAttcaattcatttaaatattgtcaCAATAAAGTACAAAAAAAACGAACTGTTTTTTTCAAATACCAAGGGGGGAAGATTTTGGGGGAAAGTGTGTATGCAAACAAATACACATATCATTGAAAAGGGTAAGTCCATGGATACGTCagtattttgtaaatttataagattttgTTTGAACAAAAGGTTGAACATTTACAAATCAACTGTTTCATGTAGTCCAAAGGAAGTGAGGAGGTCAACTATAAACGAAAAACCTTTTTCTGAAAGATGCATTGAATGAAAATACGCACAGACCAAGTACTGCACTTTGCATATTATACCTTCTCAGAAAAAAACCTTAGTCCTTTATCTGGGTAGTTCGCCTCGTATGTCTCTCCAAGTAATGGATTAAATGGTTTGCAGTGTCTTTCCTCAGTAGAAGCATATCCAGATACTGCAAATGCAGCTACATTAAGAATCCTCATAAGATTGTTCCcctgaaaaaaatattatattgaagtAACAAAGATTAATAAAATGGAAATAATACTGAAGAGGCAATTTGAAATGGAAGTAAACTCATTAACCTATAACTCAAATATCGTTTAGAAGAGTACATAAACTCAAAACATACAAATTGAAAAATGCAAAGGAGAATGTTCCATCAATTCCAGTTATTGATCATGCTTCTCAATTATATCTTTGTCATTTTGTTTTCATCTTCTAACATCCCAATCCTTCCTTAATTGCTATTCACACCTCTGTATCTGTTAGTTTCGACCCTCAGCTGCACTCCCGTCACCCCTCAAAAAGTGTCATCTTTTTGCAATTCTCAATGATTCTCCCATTGTCAAACATACGACCCCCTCTGCCGAAAATTCCAGTCATCCTCATTGGTTCAAGCAACAACCTTTCTCAGTGAGACCGTCTTCAACAACAACCTCCCGAATCTTCAACAAGAAGCCTTCAAGACTCCACTGCCATCATCCTAAAAAATTGTCATCAATTCACCTTCTTGCTGGTCTTCCTCCCACTCAATCAAGGTTCCATTCGACTTGTCTCCGCAACCCAAGTGGTATCAGTCTTCACACAAGAAGAATCTCCTAAGCTTTTCTTagttctctctctctctctcagtTGGCCACCTCTTACATAGGGTCAATCACACTCGGGTCGGGAACTCTTTTTTTGTGTGTGCCAGAATAACAAACTCCCTCAAAACAGGGTTCTCGCATTACAAAGTAATCTCTTGTAGTCCTTCACATTTGACAGAGGACACAATTGTCTCATTGATTTTGGGACCTCTTATCACATGGCCGATAATATCCCTCTACTACATAACTACGTACCTTGCCAAGAGAATTCCATTCAAGTTGTTGACGAGTCTGTCTCCAAAATTGGGTCGTGGCTTTGTGCACATCGCCTCGAGCAAGCTCCTTCACCTGTCTTCCAGGTTTCCTAATATGAGTTGTAACTTGTTATGTATAGAATTGTTGACTCGTGGTCTGAAGTGTGTTCTAGATTTTTTCCTAATTCTGGTAATTTCAGAGCGCACATTCGGGGACGACGATTGGTGTAATAAATTGTACTCGGAGCTCTACTTCATCAAGGGACTCTACCTCGCCGTAGGGATGCATCCAATGATCCAATCAGCATGTTCTCCTTTCCAGACTCCACAAAAATGCCAAATCATGTTATGGCATTTTTGTCTGGGTCACCCAAATTTTTGGTTCTTGCAAAACTAATTTTTTGACCTTACTGACAAGGATATTCAATCTTTTCATTGTGAATTTTGTTAGTTTGCCAAACACATACACACATCATTCCTACGGATCACTTATGCTTGAATCCTATCACTGATCAAGTTTTTCAATCAATATCTTTTGTTATCATTTTCTAACATCCCAATCGTTCCTTATGCTATTAACAAATCTGTATTTATTCCCCCTATTTAGATTCATCTTCAGAACAAAAAAGCACATGGTCCTCAAACTTATTGACGAATACTTAAACAACTCtactaagaaaataaaaacaataaaatttcaaatcaacCATTTATTCACCACCAGGTTGAACAactacaatatatttatatagagaaATTAAACACATTTGATGGAGAACAACTCATAGTGACTTATGCTTAATCAAGTCTTGTTCTATCAAATACGAAGCAGGTGTAGAGCAACCAATTTCATTTTAAAGGAAAACGAACTCTAATGACTTATGCTCAATAAAGTCTGATTCCATTAAATATGAAGCAGGTGCAGAGAAACCACTTTCATCTAAACCACCATTTCATCTTGGCCATGATTAACAATTGAAATGATTGCAACAGCTTTTTAGGTTAATTTCTAACTTTTAACAGCTAGTTTGGTGGAATCATCTGACGTGAAACTTATTGTGGTGCAACAAGACTGCATTCATCAAAGGAACTATGGGTCAAATACCagatctaattaaaaaaaaaaagtccttATGAGAAGTTTTTTTTGGTACTTGTGAACTGAATGATTCCATCAGAACCCAGATACTAAATAGCTGGATTCATAACAACTGCTTCATGTATCATACAAAAGATCAACCAACCAGTTACAGACTGCTCAAGTTGTTAACATATATTACAGTACCTTTCATGTGATGTTATTTTAGTCCATCCATGCCAAACCTTATGTGGTTAACAAAGCTCAACAGAAGGAGCATAACTCTCATATATGTGCACCATATATGTAAGGTTGCTCCTCACAATGACTTAAGACTACACTGAACATTTGTTATAAAAATGTTCGTCATAAAGTCTTTAGAATACACACAAACctcattattttaactaatgGAAGAAAGtcataaatcaattaaatagaagagaatgtataaaaaaaatatgttagtcTCCGGATCCAAAGGATATATATAGCATCATATAGCCAATATATCAACATTTGGATTTGATCTACCACGAGGAATATATTAAAGAGATTCTGAAAAGCAATGAGTGGAGGGAATGATTTAGTGCTGGGTAACAATATTGCTTTTGAAGATTTTATTGGGATCTGTAGCACAAACAGCATTATTCACATATGCATGCAAGGCATTTCATACACAAGATCGTTATAATCACACAACAAAAGCAATGAACCAGGTTAGGAAAGGAAGAAGTACTGGCCAGAAAACTCACCCTTTTACCCCATTCATTGGCACGGTCAATGAGGTAAGAATATTCCAAATCTTCAAAACATTTTTGAAGTGATGACAGGGGCTCATTAAAGTAGACAGGAAGGCAGACTTTTGTGAGGTCCTTTCCGATGTTATCTTTGATCATTGACCAGAGGCTTAttcccttttctttttctttcggCTCAGGCAATTTGCTGCGGCGCTTGACATGGGAGAAGTTCTTTCCCACAGATCTAATGAAAGGGTCAAGATCATCTTCAGATTCAAGATTATGAAGGCCTTCTTCAGAAAAATCGGAACCACTACTTTTAAAAGAACATGATGAGAGAAAATCTTTAGTATCAAAGAAAGCATTATCCTCATCTTCTGTTTCCTCCTCTGCGGCATCAACTCTTTCATTGTCATCTTCAGATTCACTTCCGCTTCCTTCTGTCAAAGGACAAAAATGCTCATTGAACACAACTATAGCATGAAAGGAGTACCTAAAAAcatatacaaattttattttttgaatgatttatcATGATTAacaatagaaaataataatacaattcagGCAATGCATTTGTCCTGTTACTTCCTTCAACAAGTTTTACACCATTTAAAGCTACAACAAACAAACCTAATTGTCACATTGGAAAATATGTATAATCTTCACATGTGCACACCGCATATGGAAATACGTCAATTCTTGTCAAATTGACCTAACAATTGTCAGAGATTGTTCAGGTGAAATTTTTTTGAATGAGAATTGTAATTTTTGGCCAGTAATCCAATGAAACAGAACTCTAGAAGCTACTTTTACCAATAATATCAAGAGTCATATGCAAGGGATTGAAAAGGGGGGTTTGAACAGAATGGGACCATTTCTATTTGATAAGAATCTAACATTTCTGTTGTTCTTTTTCCTATTCTTGCTTTCTTGCTTTTGTAACCAATGAACGCATCTTGCGttctttctttttctaatatttaaaaaccgACCTTCTTAAAAAAAAGGTATTGATCTTccatattataaaaacaaatataatcaaTAACAAACTGACCAATCCAGCGTTTGattatagttataaataaaGAAGCCTGCAGGCAAAGAACATCTTGAAACAATTTTATGAGATTCCATAAGTTATAAGAAAAGACATGTTGAACAATAGCAAGCAAATATAAGAATTAACCAATTTGGTAACAGCATAACC
This genomic window contains:
- the LOC124944678 gene encoding oxysterol-binding protein-related protein 1C-like isoform X1, translating into MHPFCCVSTVNQQNSVNMMDSPLTTLSSGGTGSRSNSIRNDSNNNNLVLGGEYNRTSQRMVVVPSSTSTAEQQLSLWPSGKREVMQLVSGDQRELKINDIVGNGISGIVHKWVNYGKGWRPRWFVLQDGVLSYYKIHGPDKIVVSSETEKGSKIIGEESLRIISRHKNGGSQLRRNPIGEIHLKVSSIRESRADEKRFSIFTGTKRLHLRAETREDRVAWIDALHAVKDMFPRMSNSELMASMDNIFVSTETLRQRLLDEGVNEAAILDSEQIMKTEFTHLQNQLMIIKQKHLLLIDTLRQLETEKVDLENTVVDESQRNLKESESSSRLRQEKSSEGSGSESEDDNERVDAAEEETEDEDNAFFDTKDFLSSCSFKSSGSDFSEEGLHNLESEDDLDPFIRSVGKNFSHVKRRSKLPEPKEKEKGISLWSMIKDNIGKDLTKVCLPVYFNEPLSSLQKCFEDLEYSYLIDRANEWGKRGNNLMRILNVAAFAVSGYASTEERHCKPFNPLLGETYEANYPDKGLRFFSEKVSHHPMVVACHCEGTGWKFWGDSDLKSKFWGRSIQLDPVGILTLEFDDGENFRWSKVTTSIYNLILGKLYCDHYGTMRIQGNGNYSCKLKFKEQSIIDRNPHQVHGVVQDKNGKTVANLFGKWDESMYYIIGDCSVKGKGLESLSEARLLWKRSQPPKFPTRYNFTRFAMTLNELTPGLKEKLPPTDSRLRPDQRCLENGEYDMAYSEKLRLEQRQRQARKMQESGWKPGWFSKEKGCDTYRYVGGYWEARQKRAWDSCPDIFGQISADHNNNNNTSN
- the LOC124944678 gene encoding oxysterol-binding protein-related protein 1C-like isoform X2, whose product is MHPFCCVSTVNQQNSVNMMDSPLTTLSSGGTGSRSNSIRNDSNNNNLVLGGEYNRTSQRMVVVPSSTSTAEQQLSLWPSGKREVMQLVSGDQRELKINDIVGNGISGIVHKWVNYGKGWRPRWFVLQDGVLSYYKIHGPDKIVVSSETEKGSKIIGEESLRIISRHKNGGSQLRRNPIGEIHLKVSSIRESRADEKRFSIFTGTKRLHLRAETREDRVAWIDALHAVKDMFPRMSNSELMASMDNIFVSTETLRQRLLDEGVNEAAILDSEQIMKTEFTHLQNQLMIIKQKHLLLIDTLRQLETEKVDLENTVVDESQRNLKESESSSRLRQEKSSGSGSESEDDNERVDAAEEETEDEDNAFFDTKDFLSSCSFKSSGSDFSEEGLHNLESEDDLDPFIRSVGKNFSHVKRRSKLPEPKEKEKGISLWSMIKDNIGKDLTKVCLPVYFNEPLSSLQKCFEDLEYSYLIDRANEWGKRGNNLMRILNVAAFAVSGYASTEERHCKPFNPLLGETYEANYPDKGLRFFSEKVSHHPMVVACHCEGTGWKFWGDSDLKSKFWGRSIQLDPVGILTLEFDDGENFRWSKVTTSIYNLILGKLYCDHYGTMRIQGNGNYSCKLKFKEQSIIDRNPHQVHGVVQDKNGKTVANLFGKWDESMYYIIGDCSVKGKGLESLSEARLLWKRSQPPKFPTRYNFTRFAMTLNELTPGLKEKLPPTDSRLRPDQRCLENGEYDMAYSEKLRLEQRQRQARKMQESGWKPGWFSKEKGCDTYRYVGGYWEARQKRAWDSCPDIFGQISADHNNNNNTSN
- the LOC124945905 gene encoding phosphatidylinositol 4-phosphate 5-kinase 1-like; amino-acid sequence: MLKKKKMKGFEEEEKVRSRTQIATRRVTPTNGVTDDDTSEKFLPNGDLYIGRFSGYLPQGLGKYLWKDGCRYEGEWKRGKANGKGKFYWPSSATFEGEFKAGRMDGFGTFIGSNGDSYSGYWSCDRKQGYGVKRYGNGDFYDGSWRRNVQDGYGRYVWKSGNEYVGDWRNGVINGRGRLIWANGNMYDGSWENGFPKGNGVFTLLDGSCFSGLWSKDGEWKCKEPIKKMQMEILNRAFHPGNNTPTKRSSVEVSRGSSCTGRNLPRICIWESDGEAGDITCDILDNVEASMFHRQGGFRHFRPSSCCFDGEVKKPGQMISEGHKNYSLMLNLQLGIRYSVGKHALIDRELKQSDFNPNEKFWTRFPPEGSKTTPIHQSSEFRWKDYCPIVFRHLRELFKVDLANDYMQAICGNGALRELSSPGKSGSFFYLTQDDRFMIKTIKKSELKVLIKMLPNYYHHVCCHKNSLVTKFFGVHCVKPVGGFKTRFVVMGNFLCSGYPIHRRFDLKGSSFGRTANKPEEEIDETTTLKDLDLNFVFHLAKDWFNELIEQIDRDCEFLEMSRIMDYSLLVGIHFQDDTKTGDDKFMPFLHEQEEEEILDDDDVLPGRKPAMRLGANMPARAERVDRRTDFDPSSLSCSSFGHHHIHNVVIYFGIIDILQDYDISKKLEHAYKSLQADPASISAVDPKLYSKRFRDFIFRIFREDSTSSSSNLSYHCG